In one window of Henckelia pumila isolate YLH828 chromosome 1, ASM3356847v2, whole genome shotgun sequence DNA:
- the LOC140874917 gene encoding iron-sulfur assembly protein IscA-like 2, mitochondrial produces the protein MTSVSLISRLSPYFSARLRQNSRLLSSLSALQKPRNLSPKSPDDLHLTDSCVRRMKELQADEGSEKLLRLSIEAGGCSGFQYKFSLDDTVNDDDRVFEQDGVKVVVDQISHGFVKGATVDFVEELIRSAFQVSKNPSAVGGCSCKSSFMTK, from the exons ATGACGTCGGTTTCACTGATTTCTCGGCTCTCACCCTACTTCTCGGCTCGGCTTCGTCAGAATTCTCGACTTCTTAGCTCACTCTCTGCCCTCCAAAAACCTCGGAATTTGTCTCCAAAATCTCCTGATGACCTCCATTTGACAGACAGCTGCGTTCGG AGAATGAAAGAGTTGCAAGCTGATGAGGGCAGTGAGAAGTTGCTGCGCTTGAGCATAGAAGCTGGAGGTTGCTCTGGTTTCCAGTATAAGTTTTCTCTTGATGACACAGTCAATGATGATGACAG GGTTTTTGAGCAGGATGGAGTTAAAGTGGTTGTTGACCAAATTTCCCATGGCTTTGTTAAAGGTGCAACTGTTGATTTTGTGGAGGAGCTGATCCGTTCTGCTTTTCAG GTATCGAAAAATCCAAGTGCAGTGGGCGGTTGCAGCTGTAAAAGTTCATTCATGACAAAGTAG